In Nasonia vitripennis strain AsymCx chromosome 2, Nvit_psr_1.1, whole genome shotgun sequence, a genomic segment contains:
- the LOC100120628 gene encoding mitogen-activated protein kinase kinase kinase 7, with product MANSSFMQRFVEEIDYEEIETEEIVGKGSFGVVWKGKWKGQSVAIKHINSEGEKKAFAVEVRQLSRVVHSNIVKLYGACTKNPVCLVMEYAEGGSLYNVLHSNLQLSYTAGHAISWALQCARGVAYLHNMQPKPLIHRDLKPPNLLLISGGQTLKICDFGTACDLNTYMTNNKGSAAWMAPEVFEGSSYTEKCDVFSWGVILWETLSRRKPFDDIGGSAYRIMWAVHVGQRPSLLENCPPIIEDLIVNCWSKVPDQRPSMNEVVDIMSDLLEFFSGHLKPIDYSHTNEMKKANKSESNGSSIDSTMKSNLDSSMDYDSYNSLRFNGNNTEKNEQPNLKPVSKPNYDNILDQSKASKNVDNANSYKPSLVKVPRPLKQQIEPQPVINFDKNNSKMPPKILVNNQSFNPLIPNMPRLEFMLQNTNAENLEMVCNLIDQDLRPIMPNDSCTMSINIFKEHFLLTEEYFKVQNEISLFSHHKGKMLSNLSANNVLFQEVIEKLEDEKESLIKLYKNLKRQLEIIKLRKTNTIPVAAL from the coding sequence atggCGAATTCTTCTTTTATGCAACGATTTGTTGAAGAAATCGACTATGAAGAAATCGAGACTGAAGAAATTGTGGGAAAAGGTTCTTTTGGAGTGGTTTGGAAGGGAAAATGGAAAGGTCAATCCGTGGCGATAAAGCATATAAATTCGGAAGGTGAAAAAAAAGCATTTGCCGTAGAAGTACGTCAATTGTCTAGAGTTGTTCATTCCAATATAGTTAAACTTTATGGAGCTTGTACGAAAAATCCCGTTTGCCTCGTAATGGAGTACGCAGAGGGCGGATCTCTTTACAATGtcttacattcaaatttaCAACTATCATACACGGCAGGACATGCCATTAGTTGGGCACTTCAATGTGCTAGAGGTGTCGCCTACCTGCATAATATGCAGCCGAAGCCCCTTATTCACAGAGATTTGAAACCTCCTAACTTATTACTCATTTCTGGCGGACAGACGCTTAAAATTTGTGATTTCGGTACCGCTTGTGATTTAAATACTTATATGACGAACAACAAGGGATCGGCAGCCTGGATGGCTCCGGAAGTTTTCGAAGGTTCTAGCTATACAGAAAAGTGTGACGTATTTAGTTGGGGCGTAATTCTGTGGGAAACATTATCGCGTAGAAAACCTTTCGATGATATAGGCGGCTCGGCGTATAGAATAATGTGGGCTGTGCACGTTGGACAAAGACCGTCGCTACTCGAGAATTGTCCACCAATCATAGAAGATCTTATAGTCAATTGTTGGAGTAAAGTACCTGATCAAAGACCGTCTATGAACGAGGTTGTTGATATTATGTCAGATTTGTTAGAATTTTTTAGCGGGCATTTAAAACCTATCGATTATTCTCATAcgaatgaaatgaaaaaagcaAATAAATCGGAGTCGAACGGTAGTAGCATCGATAGTACTATGAAATCGAATTTGGATTCTTCAATGGATTACGATTCGTATAACTCTCTACGTTTCAATGGCAATAACACGGAGAAAAACGAACAACCGAATCTTAAGCCTGTATCAAAACCAAATTACGATAATATATTAGATCAGTCAAAAGCTTCTAAAAATGTTGATAACGCAAACTCGTATAAGCCGTCTCTCGTAAAAGTACCTAGACCCTTGAAACAACAAATCGAACCTCAACCTGTAATCAATTTCGATAAGAATAACAGTAAAATGCCACCCAAGATTCTAGTCAACAATCAATCTTTCAATCCACTCATACCCAATATGCCTCGATTAGAGTTCATGTTGCAAAATACGAATGCCGAAAACCTAGAAATGGTTTGCAACTTGATAGATCAAGATTTAAGACCGATAATGCCAAACGATAGCTGCACAATgtccataaatattttcaaagagCACTTCTTGTTGACAGAAGAGTACTTCAAGGttcaaaatgaaatttcgcTCTTTAGTCATCACAAGGGTAAAATGCTCTCGAATTTAAGCGCTAACAACGTCCTGTTTCAAGAGGTGATAGAAAAATTAGAAGACGAGAAAGAATCCTTGATTAAACTCTACAAAAATCTCAAGCGGCAGCTAGAAATCATAAAACTTCGCAAAACTAACACGATACCTGTTGCAGCCttataa